The Leptodactylus fuscus isolate aLepFus1 chromosome 5, aLepFus1.hap2, whole genome shotgun sequence genome segment GGGCGAACGAGATTCCAGGGTCCCCTTTAACAGGGGTCTTCAGCTGCTACAATTGGGGGCAGTGCAGCGAGTACTACAAGTGGGTAAGTTGCGGCAGCCCCGGCCGGGGATTGGGGGGGTGCTGCTGTTATATTGTGTACAATAAGCACAGGGTTTCGTTATTGTACTGCCTGCGGCACCCTCAGGGGGGGGGCAGAGCCTGTGCTTGCAAATCAGGTTTAACTGAATTATTGTGAATACAAACAGGATTCTTTTTGAAGCAGGTGCCAGGCTCGGTCTGTGTGTGCACTGTACACTGAATGGGCTGCATTGTGCTGCCCCAAGCCGCCATCATACTGGGGCGACATGTGCAGGTGGAGGAGACTGTGTTGCACCTGAGGCGGCTGCAGGCAGTGACATGTAATGTAGGTGACAGTTGGCGACACTCCTCATGTCACCGGGAACGGGTTTTATTTAGTATTCGTGTTAGTTTTTGTCCCTGTGTGACTCAGTGGCCGTAGCTTGTCCGGACTTGCTGCCCTTGCGGTTGAGAGCGGGCACTTCCTAGCACGCCCGTACATGTGCCAGGGCTGCGTCACAACCTGATTTACTGCCGCAGCCGGATTGTGGTATAGATTcagctggaggggggggggggggcttctatAGAAAGCACGGCTTATTGTGCTAGGCTTATATTGTGTGTATTCTGCCCCCAGACCGGCTTTGTCCTTCATTTTCATATGCAATTTAAAACTCCTTACCCCCCTCTGGACCCCTCCCCATGTCCTTGGTATTTATTTTCCTCCCTTCCTTTATTAGGATATCAAACCCGAATGgctaatcccttttttttttgtcttcccccTGAAGCCCCCAGGGACCTCCCCCCTTTATTCTCTGGGTGATTGTATTTTGTACACAGCAGATAAATGTGTCATTGACAGACAGGGGCCTGAGGCGTGTGACGAGGACAATGTGAGGCTGATACAGGGCCGTCGTCATGCGTCACAGATCCCACACATGTCCTGACCGCTGAGACCTGGGACAGACTGTGGCCTGTGAATGGGGCTTATTCAGGCCTTGGAGGCTCCAGGGGTTGTGTTACCATCTATAGGACACTATAGCGCATTGTATCACTTCTGTATTATGAGATCTGTGTAGACTGACTATTCGGTAGACGTCCTCCATCCTATTGACCAGCAGTACTGTGTAATAATTCATCTATAGGCCACAGCCCACCCCCATTGAGAATAACCCATGCATGTCTGAGTTACATCTGTAGGAGTCCTTGTTGTCTGGCCCCTCCCCATTGTAGAATTGGGTTAAGGGGGGTGAACAGATGGGAAGCGTAGtatcttccccccccccttccctgctaCTCCTATATAGACATAACCATTCATATGTAGTGCTGGCTATTAACACTGCTGTCACTTATACGGGCTGGCTCAGACTGGTGATGGGCATCTTCCAGATTTATGGTACCCACATGGTGCCCCCAGGCTCTGAGAGTAGTCAGATGAATTATACATGGGCCGGAGAACAAGGCCGGGTAGCATGGTGACCACTAATAATCTCAATGTAATGATATATAATGTATTGGCGTATACAGCTGCAGGGGTTAGAAGTGGTAATACAGCCTTTACCATAAAGAGATGTGCCAGTCAGGAGGCTTGAAGAGCTGAGTGGAAACCCATGTGATGGTCTATGATTGTCATACACTTGCAGCTTCAAAGCGGACTATCACTCATCTTTCATAGAGCCCTGAATGGCAAACCTGCCTAGTTATACATCTTTTACACCCGTATCTCTGCAGATATGCTGTTCAGGAGTCTCAAAAAGCTGAATAACAATCTACAGTGTctattatcacccagctttcctagagtcctgaatgGCAAACTAGCTTAAATATACACCTGGATCCCAGCGTGGTTAAGCAGGTTGTCATAACACCATTCAGAAGTCTCAGAAAGCTTGGTGACAGTCTATAATGGTCTATTCTTTGCTAGGCGCGCAGTTGCGGCTccagcacccagctttcctagaatcctGAATCACAAGCCTGCCTAGATATATATCCCACAATTCTGTATCCCTGCATAGGTTTTTAGATCCACTTTTCAGAAGTCTCAGAAAGCTGGGAGGTATTGCCTTCAGCAGTCTATAAAGAATAGGGAAGGATGTGTTCTTGGTTATGGTAGAACCTCATCGGTGTCATTATGGGACCCCTTtaactgtactttttttttttttttttttgcaggctttCACCTCAGTGGCTGCGTGACAGAAACGGGAGAACCAGAGAGAAGCTACCAAGTGTCCATCAGTTTCGACCGATGCAAGATCACATCTGTCAGCTGCGGCTGCGAAAACAGAGACATTTTTTACTGTGCCCATGTGGTGGCGCTGTCCCTGTATCGTATCAGACGGGCGCGCTCAGTGGAACTCAGGCTCCCCATTTCAGAGACTCTTTCCCAAATGAACAGGGACCAGCTGCAGAAGTTTGTCCAGTATCTGATCAGCGAGCACCATACGGAAGTGCTGCCGACGGCGCAGCGACTGGCGGATGAGATCTTACAGCTGGGGTCAGAGATTAACAGGGTACATGGTAAGACATGGGCATGACCGGACGAATGAGTCAGACCCCTAAAATGTAATGCTTATGGCTCAAGATGGTGGATACTCCATTTAAATTAATGCTGCTTTGTCCCTCTTTATCCCTTCAGGCCCATGCCAGAGCAAAACAGGGTATTAACATTTCCAGAATGTTCCTTTAATTAGTATTGACCTAATTAGGCTGTTAAGGCCTCGGGACAAGATGTCATCTGAGTGTAGATTTGCACCTACCTGCCACTAGGGGGAAGCATTCAAACTATGACATGCACTTGTCTCTCCAAGGGACTCAAAGTGCTCTGAGCAGGGAAGTTAGTGGCCGCCATACAGGCacacaacacccacaagggtcatatgttttacaggaagccaatttacccGACAGTATATCTTTGGtatgggggagaacatacaaatgtgTAGCTATTGCCCTTGGTTGGGTTTAAACCTAGGTCCCCAGCGCTGCAATGCAATAGTGCTAACCACCTCCCCTAAGTGCTGTGCAACTATGGAACTCTAACTCCCAGCAGGCTGTGACACTGGTAGCCACTCACCAGCACTCATTTTTGCTTTTTGCTCTTAGGAGCCCCAGATCCCACAGCGGGCGCCGGGCGTGAGGACGACAACTGTTGGCATTTGGATGAAGAGCAGATACAGGAGCAAGTGAAGCAGCTCTTGTCTAATGGTGGATACTATGGCGCAAGCAAGCAACTGCAGTCTATGTTCAGCAAGGTGATTAACCCTTTCCAGCTTTATGGTAGTGCCCAGTGGTTCCCAACCTGCAGTACATCTACGCCAGGGAGCAAGCTGAGTGCCACTGTCCTCCCCTACCCAGTATGGCTGGTTGTGGAATCCATCATTACTTGAGAAGTGCAATGAACTTGTTGGAGTTACAAGTGCTCTGGAAAGCAAGCAGTGAGCTGCATTTATTATTTACAcgtttcagacccccccccccccccctcccttcccccggGGCGCTGAGTTCTGATGTCACAGTAGACCCTGGAGCAGAGCGTAAACATGGAACAGAGAGATACAGAGAGCAACTCTCATCTAACtctccggccattttaatgttttttggggGAACTTTGTGTGGCCCTTATACTGTGGGGATGCATTATTCATCCTGTAAATTCCAAAGAGGTGGCCTCAGAATCCCAGGAGAGTCAACAGATTTCCTGAATTTGGCAGGATGCTCCTGGATTTTCCAGCTCTTGGTAATTTTACATGCAATACAGGTACATTATGTGCCAGTTGTGTCTCCAAACAACCAGCATGTTATATGGCTGCATCATAAAAAGAGGTGCATCTCATGCGGAAAGGGGTTTGACTTTGTAAAAAGGGGCATGCTCCCCTCCAATAACTTTGTCTCCCCTCCTTACATCAATGAAGGACCCTTAATATAATGGACATCATTCGATGGGTCACTTGTTCCCCAACATCACCTTCCTGCACAGACCCATTGCCTTATAATAGGGTCGGCCAGGGATACATCATGGTCTGTTCACCTGCTGTGCTCTTCTCCCCATTAAATCTGACATAACTGCAGACTGAAGTCCCAGACAAAACTTTATTTATAACTCTCCACTACTtggttggaactttttttttcacttggggacactttgCTTGTAAAGGTTGATAAACACTGGTGTAGTCTATGCCATGTGCCTAATTCCACCAGAACATTCTTAACCATCCGGGTCTCTCTAGGTGCGGGAGATGCTGCGGATGCGAGACTCTAATGGTGCCCGGATGCTTATCCTGATGACGGAGCAGTTTTTGGAGGACCCACGGTTGGCTCTGTGGCGGCAGCAGGGAGCCGGAATGACTGACAAATGTCGGCAGCTTTGGGATGAGTTGGGTAAGAGTTTGTCTTTAGGACTTGGATAAGAATAATACAGACTGGGAGAGGATCTGGGTCTCGATGTGACCTTCTCGGTGTCTTCTGACAGGTGCACTTTGGGTGTGCGTGGTGCTTAGTCCCCACTGCCGTACAGAAGAAAGAGCGTCCTGGCTGGAGCTGCTACGGAGGTGGAACGCCATGGACAACTGTCCTCTGGAAGAAGGAAACTATTCTCTGGATGGTCCAGGGGCACAGACTTCACCTCAGAGCTCTGCTGGAGGCCAAGGTATGAATGTAGGTAGGTGACATGGGGCTTGCAATGTCTTTCTGCAGGCTGAGTGCCATACAATGTGCGATATTGCTCCATATGTGGGACATGTGAATCCTCCAGTGTTACATGTACTTGGGATTTTGTCATTGGACAAACTTATCTGTAAGCTGTGCGGTCAATAACTGCATGATCTGACCTGTGTAGGCTTTTGAGTTTGCTCCTTTGCAAGCCCCTCTTGTACCCCCCCACCTCCCCCCAGCTTTGTTTCTCCCTCCTATGGTTGTTTGTCTTATCCTCTATTACTGTGGTAGTTGAGTgaatctggattttttttttttccagttgttGCTTCCCGACAGACTGTTTTTGCAAGGGCCCTCAAGGCAGGAGAGCTGCGCTGGAATGACCCCCACTTACAGCGGGTGTTAAATGGAGATACCTGTGCTCCAGGAACAAGTGTGAAGTGCAACACCGACAAGCTGTCCTATGACCCTCAAGGCCGTCCACTCTGGCTAGGAGACCATTTTCCTGTAGCTTGTGCCAGGGTTGATGCCCTGAGATCGCACGGGTACCCATTCCAGGCGTTGAGGCTAGCAGTCTCTGTGGTCAACACCATGAGGCTGCAACGCCAGCACCAGATGGAGGGACTGAAGCAGCAGAGGAAAGGTGAGGCTAGGAATGGATCGTATGGTGGAAAGTCTGAACCAGACATGGCATGGTCAGGTGTTGGTGTTTCATGACCACTTACATGTTCTTTTCTCTTAACAGAACTTCAGATGAAAGGAAGCACAACCCTTACTAATCTAGAGGGATGGATTGGTCACCCTCTTGATCCCATTGGGTGCCTCTGTAGGACATTCTTGGAGGCTAGTTTACCAGAAGATGAAGGACCTGCTCCTTTTCCAGGTACACCTAATGTAGAGAATAACAGACTGGCTAAAATACAAAACCAGACACCGAGCAGCAGAATAGTGTAGATCTGTCACAAAACCGAATTTCAGAGTGTGGATATGAGAAAGATCGTGACCAAGATGgccctgtaaggattggagtcagggtcaggcagtgcaaagtgacacagctgggaaagcaacactgtgcaactaatgacaaaaggggtcgcaggccctgcagctatgactatgctgtaatatctgagatgaggcagaccaatgcacttcctaattgaagtgcacctaccacgactcctaaccttctatccggcggctaggataaggggagaggaggccctgaaagtcctagggactggagtcacggggtcacacctaaacagaaagcacagtgtaactgcaatgcaaaacaaaagactaaacagcatggaaccagggaggaccacaagtcccagcaagacacagaagagaaggcgaggtcagacgagcaagaggtcaagccaggagatataataaagctaccgaatcaaaagacaagggatagtcaaaaatacaagccgggtctaaaaaccaagaaacatatggaatacaaacagacagggaatcagactgagcagggggaccaggaaccacaaagtgaatggctggcaaggatccatgcctgggtggggattaaatagcagcagagaacacacctgatggctaatggcatggagactgaaagcaaggaaaagattaacccttaatgacctaagcacacccaatagaactcctaacacatctcccagggagacgccgcgcagcaaggagaccgcggcgactccgtatcctgacaggccCCTCACCTTACAATGTTATGAAAGATTCACAACAACATGGATTTGGAGTTGGTGGGGGAGGCAGCAGATAGGTCTAATGCCAAATGAAAACCAGACGTCAATAAATGCACAAAGGAGTAAGGGTGTGAAAACCCAAAACTGGACAGACTGCACTCTTAGGGATGAATGAATCCTAGGTCACCCGTGGAAGTAAAACGCGTCTCTTTATTGGAAGGAATGGGGGCATGTCATGTTTCGGGGACGGATTCCCCTTTATCAAGGGTAGGTTTTCAGAAGAGACCAGTTAGGAGCTGTCTTAGTCTTAGTCTATCTTAGGACCATCTAACTTGGTTTCTTTCTTCTCAGAGCTCGGTGGGGAGCAGAGGAAGGTCATGTACCAACACGTCCCAGTACCTGGAGGTTCCCCCTCAGGAGAGTCTCTTCTGTGCCTGGCGCTGGAGGTGGCCCTCATGGGGTTAGGACAGCAGCGAGCAATGCCTGAAGGCCTCTATGCCCAAGACAAGTTGGTCAGAAGTGAAGAACAGATTATTGGTCTCCTGGGAACATTAGACATGGGGGAGAGACTGGTACAGGTGCTGAGGAAGCAGGCCATGTTGCTCTTAGAAGGTTAGTAGAGTGTTATGGTGCAAGTTAAAACGGTCCGCAGTGGCTGATGTGCGCCAATGATCTGTATGCCCAAATGCTGACCGGTTATGTTCCCTAGGTGGTCCATTCAGTGGGTTTGGAGAAGTGATCTACCGGGAGAGTGTTCCTATGCATACATTTGCACGCTTCCTCTTCACGGCTCTGTTGCCACATGATTCAGACCTGGCGTACCGTGTTGCCCTGAGAGCCATGAGGTAAGAGAACTCTCTATTaacctttccccctacgcccaacagcagcacaactggggtattcctgcccctatgagctgttaggataggtggaatttttaattacctaacagcttttgacccctataagaggccggaagacctgctcctcccttgtgttttttttctgtcctgtgggacaggtggtcaggggggagcaggggttctggcctctcataggggtctgcgctctctcccccctcttacctgacagcggaagaccttcatttgtttttttttctcttttttttttttcctttggaatTGCTTTGTCTCCCTCTCTGGGGGAGCCCTCTGGCTCAGGTCCGCCGGCTAGTTTATCCACCGCGCATGCACGGTGCGCAGGTCATGCAGCGGATGAAGTAAAACCCCCTAGACgcgagcggatgccggggagattcggggggggggtgtccctccTGTTCCTGGGGATCCTGGACCTGAATTTGTGGGATCCCTTTCCCCCCTGT includes the following:
- the ZSWIM4 gene encoding zinc finger SWIM domain-containing protein 4 isoform X1, coding for MEPPAAKRRCPGLTPRYQPDSLLDFSAKKVAETWAFEQVEERFSRVPEPVQKRIVFWSFPRSEKEICMYSSLGYHPPEGERDSRVPFNRGLQLLQLGAVQRVLQVGFHLSGCVTETGEPERSYQVSISFDRCKITSVSCGCENRDIFYCAHVVALSLYRIRRARSVELRLPISETLSQMNRDQLQKFVQYLISEHHTEVLPTAQRLADEILQLGSEINRVHGAPDPTAGAGREDDNCWHLDEEQIQEQVKQLLSNGGYYGASKQLQSMFSKVREMLRMRDSNGARMLILMTEQFLEDPRLALWRQQGAGMTDKCRQLWDELGALWVCVVLSPHCRTEERASWLELLRRWNAMDNCPLEEGNYSLDGPGAQTSPQSSAGGQGMNVVVASRQTVFARALKAGELRWNDPHLQRVLNGDTCAPGTSVKCNTDKLSYDPQGRPLWLGDHFPVACARVDALRSHGYPFQALRLAVSVVNTMRLQRQHQMEGLKQQRKELQMKGSTTLTNLEGWIGHPLDPIGCLCRTFLEASLPEDEGPAPFPELGGEQRKVMYQHVPVPGGSPSGESLLCLALEVALMGLGQQRAMPEGLYAQDKLVRSEEQIIGLLGTLDMGERLVQVLRKQAMLLLEGGPFSGFGEVIYRESVPMHTFARFLFTALLPHDSDLAYRVALRAMRLPVLESVVPPHGSDIMPLDSMLTSRFPRWFILGHLETRQCELASAMLTTAKGDPKWLHTVLASIQQHIHSPALLFKLAQDACKTATPPNSPPDTTLLNISLELGLQVMRMTLTTLTWRRREMVRWLVSCATEIGSQALISVMQSWYTLFTPIEATSIVAVSCTSPATLLRFSQDPRQREELCSCARALALQCAMKDPQSCALPALTLCEKDHTSFEAAYQIVLDSASSGPGAHSHLFTVARYMEHRGLPLRAFTLSTLALSNVTIGFSQDSHPAVSDVLWACSLAHSLGKVELSTVVPLVIKSVQCAPVLSDIIRRCSLSPPGMAQPLSPPNNPRSRGSVPRIDKSPLCQLLEAAVGAYISTTHSRLTHISPRHYGEFIEFLTKARDTFLLAPDGHRQFAQFLDNLKQTYKGKKKLMLLVRERFG
- the ZSWIM4 gene encoding zinc finger SWIM domain-containing protein 4 isoform X2 — protein: MEPPAAKRRCPGLTPRYQPDSLLDFSAKKVAETWAFEQVEERFSRVPEPVQKRIVFWSFPRSEKEICMYSSLGYHPPEGERDSRVPFNRGLQLLQLGAVQRVLQVGFHLSGCVTETGEPERSYQVSISFDRCKITSVSCGCENRDIFYCAHVVALSLYRIRRARSVELRLPISETLSQMNRDQLQKFVQYLISEHHTEVLPTAQRLADEILQLGSEINRVHGAPDPTAGAGREDDNCWHLDEEQIQEQVKQLLSNGGYYGASKQLQSMFSKVREMLRMRDSNGARMLILMTEQFLEDPRLALWRQQGAGMTDKCRQLWDELGALWVCVVLSPHCRTEERASWLELLRRWNAMDNCPLEEGNYSLDGPGAQTSPQSSAGGQVVASRQTVFARALKAGELRWNDPHLQRVLNGDTCAPGTSVKCNTDKLSYDPQGRPLWLGDHFPVACARVDALRSHGYPFQALRLAVSVVNTMRLQRQHQMEGLKQQRKELQMKGSTTLTNLEGWIGHPLDPIGCLCRTFLEASLPEDEGPAPFPELGGEQRKVMYQHVPVPGGSPSGESLLCLALEVALMGLGQQRAMPEGLYAQDKLVRSEEQIIGLLGTLDMGERLVQVLRKQAMLLLEGGPFSGFGEVIYRESVPMHTFARFLFTALLPHDSDLAYRVALRAMRLPVLESVVPPHGSDIMPLDSMLTSRFPRWFILGHLETRQCELASAMLTTAKGDPKWLHTVLASIQQHIHSPALLFKLAQDACKTATPPNSPPDTTLLNISLELGLQVMRMTLTTLTWRRREMVRWLVSCATEIGSQALISVMQSWYTLFTPIEATSIVAVSCTSPATLLRFSQDPRQREELCSCARALALQCAMKDPQSCALPALTLCEKDHTSFEAAYQIVLDSASSGPGAHSHLFTVARYMEHRGLPLRAFTLSTLALSNVTIGFSQDSHPAVSDVLWACSLAHSLGKVELSTVVPLVIKSVQCAPVLSDIIRRCSLSPPGMAQPLSPPNNPRSRGSVPRIDKSPLCQLLEAAVGAYISTTHSRLTHISPRHYGEFIEFLTKARDTFLLAPDGHRQFAQFLDNLKQTYKGKKKLMLLVRERFG